A region of Deinococcus rubellus DNA encodes the following proteins:
- a CDS encoding phosphoribosylanthranilate isomerase, which yields MPSGRTLVKICGTTTLGDALNAAEAGADAVGLIFAPVSKRLVAPALAREISLSVGPGVGRVGVFLNQSVAEVLQLADAARVSAVQVHGEFSGPELAELAGFYPVLRVVSPQTLTYHFEAPLPPHVTLMLDAPQPGSGQPLDWAALAPHFPAGGWLAGGLGPHNVAQAISALHPAGVDAVSALEQWPGIKDPARVWAFVAAAQQADARLDAAKPGAVGC from the coding sequence ATGCCTTCAGGCCGGACCCTCGTCAAAATCTGTGGCACCACCACCCTTGGCGACGCGCTAAACGCTGCCGAGGCGGGCGCGGACGCCGTTGGCCTGATCTTTGCGCCGGTCAGCAAGCGGCTCGTTGCACCTGCGCTGGCCCGCGAGATCTCGCTGTCAGTGGGACCGGGAGTGGGCCGGGTCGGGGTCTTTCTAAATCAGAGCGTGGCCGAGGTACTGCAGCTGGCAGACGCGGCCCGCGTGTCCGCAGTTCAGGTTCACGGAGAATTTTCAGGCCCCGAACTCGCGGAACTGGCCGGGTTCTATCCGGTCCTGCGGGTGGTTTCGCCGCAAACACTGACCTATCACTTTGAAGCGCCGCTGCCGCCCCACGTCACCTTGATGCTCGACGCGCCGCAACCGGGCAGTGGGCAGCCGCTCGACTGGGCCGCACTCGCGCCGCACTTTCCAGCGGGCGGGTGGCTGGCGGGTGGGCTGGGACCACACAACGTGGCGCAGGCGATCAGCGCCCTTCATCCCGCCGGGGTAGACGCGGTGAGCGCCCTGGAACAGTGGCCTGGGATCAAGGACCCGGCGCGGGTATGGGCTTTCGTGGCCGCCGCACAGCAGGCCGATGCGCGTCTGGACGCAGCAAAACCAGGAGCGGTGGGCTGTTAA